CTGAATGTGATTTTGTCCGTACTATCTATCTAAGCATGTGGTTGAAGCTTCCTTGTCCGACGAAATTGGTTTTGGCTATAACCAGCATGGCCACGTGAAGATTAATGAACTCTCTCCAGCTTATATCGTTGGTTTTAAGTTTTgcatttctcaactctccacTAAAAACTGAACCAACGACTTCgataaataataagttaattACTAATGATTATATCATGCTTTAAACTGTGCCCTGGCGACGATTTTAAgtaaaacatttgaaaatttgaagttttgtccGGGCTTCTAGCCGTGCACTGACTCAAGAATAAACCATGTGTGGTAATGATGAATCTAAAGAATTCTAATGAAACTCTTACGTGGCAACCATTAGGGAGAGCCCTATTCAAATTCCATACATATGATTCATAAGTAGGGGGGAAACAAAGgattttatatattgtaaagATAAAGTAAATTATATTGTGGCTAATTTCATTTTAGAAACAGGGCAAAAATATCACAAAAATTCGTTTCAAAAATCAGCACTTTTACATGAATGGCATGTATAATGCTTACAGTCTATATATACGTTTACATAGTTATTATTTGCTGGCCTACACCaatctttgttttatttacaatcaaaattaaataatgtaaGCTACTGGTTACTAATTTTGTCATCTTTGAGTTCAATTTGGCTGCGCTGTTCCCGTGGAGGATGATGTAGAAGTAGTTGTCGAAGTTTCACTCTTAATAGCAACCTCAACGAATTGGGTTGTGACTTGTTCCCACTTGGTGATTGTCGTCTTTATCTCTGCTTGTTGTTCTGGTGTGCATGTCATTGCTCCTCCTTTCTTGCTTTGATTTTGGGTTACAATTTTAGCGTAGATTGCATTTAGCTCTTCCATATTCTTTATCACTTCTGCTTGGTAAGTTTCCATTGACTTCTTTACCTATCGATattaccaagaaaaaaaaagaatatatgtatttaGACGTTTGGTTATTAATATTCTAAATGAAATATGCATTTTGTGACGTACTTCTGCTGATTTGTTTCCAATTCTTGAACGAATAAATTGCATGGCATCACCTATTTTCCCAACAGCACCTTTGATCATACCGAACAAGCCTCCTTTTTTCTTAGGAGAAGAAACCTTTGCGGAACCTGCCATGGTACTCTTTAGCTTCTCGAAAAATTGCTTGTATTCCTCCTTCGGTGGACACTTCTTCTCTAGGTTCATTAGGAATGTCATAACTTGTTCGGAAGTCTGAGTCTCGACTTCTGTCACTGTCACCTCCGTGGTCTGGCTAGTAGTTTCACTTCTACTTGAAGCAGTGTTCGTGTTACCTTGAGATTGATTGTTTGTATCCGTAGAGGGAGTTCCAGCTCCAGGGTTTGAACCAGCTGATGGCTTGTTTGATGGACTTCCAGTAGCGCTTCCGGAGTTAGGACTCGAAGAGCCTCCAGTGGTACCTtgagattgattgtttttatcCGTAGAGGGAGTACCTTGAGATTGATTGTTTGTATCATCCGTAGAGGGAGTACCTTGAGATTGATTGTTTGTATCATCCGTAGAGGGAGTACCTTGAGATTGATTGTTTGTATCCATAGAGGGAGTTCCAGCTCCAGGATTTGAACCAGCAGAGCCTTCATTGTTTGTTGTGCTAACTACCATAGTGTTTGTGATCTTAACAATCACAGTCTGCCACTTCAAGATCCCATCTTTGATTTCTTTAAGCTGTTCAGGTGTTAGTGTCGtggtttctttctcttctttcttgcGGCCACCGAGAATTCTACCAGCCAAGGATTTCATAAACTTAAAGGTTTCGATAGCTTCCTGTTTCTCCTCTTGAATTTCACTCTTTATCTATTATGCATAATATGCATGatgaagtaaataaaaaattgtttattagCCTCGGACCCTGATCGCTTAGAGCATCATGATTTTATGCGATAATTTGTatgtaaaatattatgaaaaactTATATGTAAAATCAAAACACATATAACCTCTGAGTGcgaaaagaaatattaaaatgtcAGAAAGGCACTAATTATAATAACCTCTTTCACTTACCCTTCCAATAGCAAAAGAGGCTATGGATTTGAGGATGCCTGCTTCTTTGGCCTTCATGTCAGTATCATCTTTTTTGccaaatatttttagtgggcAAACATACTTGGCAAATCCTCTAAGTTTGTCGAAGAACATTTTGAATTTGCTTGTTTTAGGACATTCTTTCTCGAGGTCCCCCACAAATACCATCACTACGTTAACAGTGTAGCCTTCAACGTCACCCACCGTCTTCGGATCTTCAATCTGTGGTAAAGATGGCTTCAGCTTCAGAAAAGCTGAAGTCACGTCTAAAAGGGTTACAGATGCAAATACAAGTGTGAAGCATAACAATAAATGAACTCTTGCCATTattctttatctttttctttttggttttcctaaatTTTCTATATCTTACGAGGAACAAAGTATGAATTGAATGATTTGAATTGAAATGGAatggaattattattttttgtttttatagggTTGTTTAGTGTCCTATGTTTAGAATCGTTGATCCTATAACCATTGAGAATTTGGTGGACTAAGCAAAGAGTTTAATGGTTCCTTACGTTTCATAAATCATTGATTTTATACCACAGAAACAAAAAGACATAAGTAACTCatctaaaataacatttaataaatttcaataaatataaataacatgTTTTAGTAGGAGATTTATAACATGTTGATTCCCATTATATCATGTTTtccagtgtttttttttctagtaaAAACAGAAAAGAATAATTTGCCCCGTAAGATTAATCAAAATGTATTACCAATCAGAGCGTTGTTATCTCATTAATTACTGTCGTCCGTCTGCCTTTAATTTGTCTTCCTCCACTCATCACATAATCTAAAGATTCATTTTCTCTTGCCAACAATTCACAATATTCTTTTAACAAAGTTGATTTATATCCTTCAAAACATTACCACCCAGTCTTTTACTTATTTATCCAAATTTtagaaaagttaaaattttatttaaaactccGTGTAAATTTGTTTGGCAAAGTATATACACACaatgaaaattaattaagaaatgatgaaaagtaaagaaaaatatGCATgcaatgttctttttttttggacaaaatgCAACTAGTGATCTtatttacacacaaaaaaataatgttcttagggcatctccattcctactccattttttcctttaaaatggaataaaagtgaatatggagTAAGGAATGCTTTAACCCCACTCCATATCTCAttccataatgaaatttactccataaatggagtaatctattttttgtttgttcatcacttcattatggagtgggaaatggagtagggttggagcaattttactcaattttcacttttattccattttggagtaaaaaatggtgttttacattggagatgcatctccaaaagaaactctataacttcaaatatagagttttttgttctccaaaaataaacttcaaaactttaaatttagagttttaagaagtgaaacttcatatttgaagtttcacaactcaaaactctaaatttaaagtttcatctttttatttgcatattatcttataattaattatacatcatTTATGATTATTACGTATTTTCTCATTCATagttttaatctttaatttttttatattttaaatatttcaaatttatttttataaattaaaattttacacataaaagttctttaaaaatccaaaataagatttataatattttaaaagtagaattagacaacaagaatattacaaaacaaacttaataaaaaaatttaagaagatatatacataaatacataattaatacacaaatttaaatattacaacaacactaatagtctagtaaattttttttggaacttctaaaatattgtccaaacaaattttgtacaACTGAAAATGgagcattaataaaataattttatgtaataatgtggtatttttcttgtagttaatatttaattatgtatttcaatttataattttatttttagtataagagtttattaattaatattaatataatatttttatatatgtgctagttatctgcaaaagttttatggatttatattaattatgaaaaatataaggatcatagtgtaaattataaataattttgaagttaaatttgaagttttgcttttgaagAAGATCattttgaaacttcaaatatagaatttgCAAAACTCTATACTAGAGACTCTTTTTGGAGACGCTCTTATTCCATATtaccagcaaaaaaaaaaacagtgttcTTATTTCTTAGGATTCTTGAAA
The sequence above is drawn from the Brassica napus cultivar Da-Ae chromosome A8, Da-Ae, whole genome shotgun sequence genome and encodes:
- the LOC106360002 gene encoding uncharacterized protein LOC106360002 → MARVHLLLCFTLVFASVTLLDVTSAFLKLKPSLPQIEDPKTVGDVEGYTVNVVMVFVGDLEKECPKTSKFKMFFDKLRGFAKYVCPLKIFGKKDDTDMKAKEAGILKSIASFAIGRIKSEIQEEKQEAIETFKFMKSLAGRILGGRKKEEKETTTLTPEQLKEIKDGILKWQTVIVKITNTMVVSTTNNEGSAGSNPGAGTPSMDTNNQSQGTPSTDDTNNQSQGTPSTDDTNNQSQGTPSTDKNNQSQGTTGGSSSPNSGSATGSPSNKPSAGSNPGAGTPSTDTNNQSQGNTNTASSRSETTSQTTEVTVTEVETQTSEQVMTFLMNLEKKCPPKEEYKQFFEKLKSTMAGSAKVSSPKKKGGLFGMIKGAVGKIGDAMQFIRSRIGNKSAEVKKSMETYQAEVIKNMEELNAIYAKIVTQNQSKKGGAMTCTPEQQAEIKTTITKWEQVTTQFVEVAIKSETSTTTSTSSSTGTAQPN